In one window of Primulina tabacum isolate GXHZ01 chromosome 8, ASM2559414v2, whole genome shotgun sequence DNA:
- the LOC142552767 gene encoding WD repeat-containing protein 26 homolog: MGGVEDDEPPSKRVKTSSEKLRGLSNGVSVRDQASCSMARPIESEGDDEVIGSKGIVKKVELVRIIAEALYSLGYTKTGAHLEEESGIPLHSTVVDLFMQQILDGKWDESVATLHEIGLADETIIKLASFVIMEQKFFELLNGDKLMDALKTLRIEIAPLCVNGDRVRELSSSILSPSLNLLDGTSGQESRLMSRKKLLEKLQKLLPPTVMIPEKRLVHLVEQALDLQRDACRYHNSSVGEMSLLTDHQCGRNQIPSQTLQILHEHSDEVWFLQFSHNGKYLVSSSSDALVIVWEVAVDGRVILKHRLSGHEKPVSYMSWSPDDRQLLTCGSEESVRRWDIASGECVHVYEKSGLGLISCGWAPDGKSIFSGVTDKSISMWDLEGKEVECWKGQRTIRTSDLGITTDRKELISVCKETTILLCGWESKLDKFIEEDQTIISFSLSEDSKFLLVSLVNQELHLWNIDGRAKLVAKYKGHKRSRFVVRACFGGLEQAFIASGSEDSQIYIWHRSSGELILTLAGHAGAVNCVSWNPTNPHMLASASDDGTIRIWGLHQVNMNYNGKHSNGVHHCNGVT; this comes from the exons ATGGGAGGTGTAGAGGATGACGAACCACCATCAAAACGTGTGAAAACATCCTCTGAAAAATTAAGAGGTCTTTCAAACGGTGTATCTGTTAGAGATCAAGCTAGTTGCTCAATGGCTCGCCCTATAGAATCTGAAGGGGATGATGAAGTTATTGGTTCGAAAGGTATTGTCAAGAAAGTTGAACTAGTTCGAATCATAGCGGAGGCATTATATTCTCTTGGTTACACAAAGACAGGGGCTCATCTGGAGGAAGAGTCGGGAATACCATTGCACTCCACTGTAGTAGATTTGTTTATGCAGCAAATTCTTGATGGTAAATGGGACGAAAGTGTAGCAACATTACATGAAATTGGCCTAGCAGATGAAACTATAATTAAGCTGGCATCTTTTGTAATAATGGAGCaaaaattctttgaacttttgaaTGGAGATAAACTCATGGATGCTTTGAAAACTCTGAGGATCGAGATTGCACCACTTTGTGTAAATGGTGACAGAGTTCGCGAGCTGTCTTCCTCTATTTTGTCTCCCTCCCTGAATTTGTTAGATGGAACTTCTGGTCAGGAGTCTAGGCTAATGTCTCGTAAAAAGTTACTGGAGAAATTGCAAAAATTGCTTCCCCCAACTGTCATGATTCCAGAAAAGAGATTGGTGCATCTTGTTGAACAAGCTCTGGATTTGCAAAGAGATGCTTGTAGGTATCACAACTCATCAGTCGGAGAAATGTCCTTGCTTACTGATCATCAGTGTGGAAGAAACCAGATTCCTTCTCAAACCTTGCAG ATATTGCATGAACACAGTGACGAAGTTTGGTTCTTGCAATTTTCTCACAATGGAAAATATTTGGTTTCTTCCTCCAGTGATGCTCTTGTAATTGTATGGGAG GTCGCAGTTGACGGCCGGGTTATCCTAAAACATAGATTATCTGGTCACGAGAAACCTGTTTCCTATATGTCATGGAGCCCCGATGATCGTCAACTTCTTACATGTGGATCAGAGGAGTCTGTTAGACGATGGGATATTGCCTCTGGTGAATGTGTGCATGTATATGAGAAAAGTGGTCTTGGCTTGATCTCTTGTGGATGGGCTCCAGATGGGAAGAGTATATTTTCTGGTGTTACTGATAAAAGCATCAGCATGTGGGATCTGGAAGGAAAAGAGGTAGAATGTTGGAAAGGGCAGAGAACTATTAGGACTTCTGACTTGGGGATCACCACTGATAGAAAAGAGCTGATATCGGTTTGTAAGGAAACTACGATACTATTATGTGGATGGGAATCAAAGTTGGATAAATTTATTGAGGAAGATCAGACAATAATTTCATTTTCTCTATCTGAAGACAGCAAGTTTCTGCTAGTTAGCCTTGTGAATCAAGAACTTCATCTTTGGAATATAGACGGTCGTGCCAAGCTGGTAGCAAAATACAAAGGCCATAAGCGTTCACGCTTTGTTGTGAGGGCTTGTTTCGGCGGACTAGAACAAGCTTTCATTGCCAGTGGAAGCGAGGACTCACAG ATTTATATATGGCACAGATCTTCCGGAGAGCTGATATTAACATTGGCTGGACATGCGGGAGCTGTCAACTGTGTGAGCTGGAATCCCACCAATCCCCATATGCTTGCTTCTGCCAGCGACGATGGAACTATACGTATATGGGGCTTACATCAGGTAAACATGAATTACAATGGAAAGCATAGTAATGGTGTCCACCATTGCAATGGAGTAACATGA